A genome region from Paralichthys olivaceus isolate ysfri-2021 chromosome 6, ASM2471397v2, whole genome shotgun sequence includes the following:
- the LOC109641617 gene encoding vasopressin V2 receptor-like isoform X1: MSVSMVTDPYPSIDWSVVSVASPGANVTAWERDALLAKAEVVVLAAILVMALLSNGLVLVVLLRKQQHHNPLHQCMLNLCLSDLVVALFQVTHTLSHTHTLDAPFSTCHPSFSPPEVLPQLVWDANGRFPGPDFLCRLVKYLQVLGMFASSYMIVAMTMDRHYAICCPLQAHRSGATQRWNTFILLAWGLSLLLSLPQVFIFSRSEVAPGVYECWGNFDESWGLKAYVTWMTLAVFILPVLIITVCQVRIFKEIHNNLYLKSERRMSPALHPPSRGGGSNRASSLSLYVSPPMYNNNSKLRSANQHLPLGPLRSNSINSNSDDHTARHPAELQPEPVAPFAVCSLPKAPTCRGGEVSAAMSKTVRMTLVIVIVYSLCWAPFFSVQLWAAWDPDPPQNGAVFTLLMLLASLNSCTNPWIYSAFSSSVSLEVRLLFCRTQRRGSLANDSTTTHNSNY; the protein is encoded by the exons ATGTCAGTCTCTATGGTAACAGACCCATACCCGTCCATCGACTGGTCAGTGGTTTCTGTGGCCTCTCCGGGCGCTAATGTCACAGCGTGGGAGCGGGATGCCTTGCTGGCCAAAGCAGAGGTGGTGGTTCTAGCAGCCATCTTGGTGATGGCGTTGCTCAGCAACGGGCTGGTGCTGGTCGTGTTGCTACGGAAGCAACAACACCATAACCCGCTGCACCAGTGCATGCtcaacctctgtctgtctgacctaGTGGTGGCACTGttccaggtaacacacacactctcacacacacacacactggatgcaCCCTTCTCCACATGTCACCCATCTTTCTCCCCCCCGGAGGTGTTGCCTCAGTTGGTCTGGGATGCCAATGGCCGCTTTCCTGGCCCCGACTTTCTGTGTCGCCTGGTGAAGTACCTGCAGGTCCTTGGGATGTTCGCCTCCTCCTACATGATAGTTGCCATGACAATGGACCGCCACTACGCCATttgctgccccctgcaggcaCACCGCAGTGGCGCTACCCAACGCTGGAATACCTTCATACTGCTGGCCTGGGGGCTGTCGCTGCTGCTCAGCCTGCCACAG GTTTTCATCTTCTCCCGTTCAGAAGTGGCTCCAGGGGTGTATGAGTGTTGGGGTAACTTTGATGAGTCATGGGGCCTGAAAGCGTACGTGACCTGGATGACGCTCGCCGTCTTCATCCTCCCCGTGCTCATCATTACTGTCTGTCAG GTGCGAATCTTCAAAGAGATCCACAACAATCTGTACCTGAAGTCAGAGCGCCGCATGTCGCCCGCCTTGCACCCTCCATCCAGAGGGGGGGGCAGTAACAGGGCGTCCAGTCTCTCGCTGTATGTTTCTCCACCCATGTACAACAATAACTCTAAGCTCAGATCCGCAAATCAGCACCTGCCCCTGGGTCCGCTCAGATCCAACAGCATCAACTCAAACAGTGACGATCACACAGCTCGACATCCTG ctgaGCTGCAGCCTGAACCGGTAGCGCCCTTTGCTGTCTGCTCCCTGCCAAAAGCCCCCACATGTCGAGGTGGAGAAGTGTCAGCGGCCATGTCGAAGACGGTGAGGATGACACTGGTCATCGTCATCGTCTACTCGCTGTGCTGGGCCCCGTTCTTCAGTGTGCAGCTGTGGGCCGCCTGGGACCCTGACCCCCCTCAGAACG gTGCAGTGTTCACCTTGCTCATGTTGTTGGCTAGTCTCAACTCGTGCACAAACCCATGGATCTACTCTGCGTTCTCCAGCAGTGTGTCTCTGGAGGTCCGGCTGCTGTTTTGTCGCACTCAGCGTCGAGGCTCTTTAGCCAATGACTCCACCACCACGCACAACTCCAACtactga
- the LOC109641617 gene encoding vasopressin V2 receptor-like isoform X2 produces MSVSMVTDPYPSIDWSVVSVASPGANVTAWERDALLAKAEVVVLAAILVMALLSNGLVLVVLLRKQQHHNPLHQCMLNLCLSDLVVALFQVLPQLVWDANGRFPGPDFLCRLVKYLQVLGMFASSYMIVAMTMDRHYAICCPLQAHRSGATQRWNTFILLAWGLSLLLSLPQVFIFSRSEVAPGVYECWGNFDESWGLKAYVTWMTLAVFILPVLIITVCQVRIFKEIHNNLYLKSERRMSPALHPPSRGGGSNRASSLSLYVSPPMYNNNSKLRSANQHLPLGPLRSNSINSNSDDHTARHPAELQPEPVAPFAVCSLPKAPTCRGGEVSAAMSKTVRMTLVIVIVYSLCWAPFFSVQLWAAWDPDPPQNGAVFTLLMLLASLNSCTNPWIYSAFSSSVSLEVRLLFCRTQRRGSLANDSTTTHNSNY; encoded by the exons ATGTCAGTCTCTATGGTAACAGACCCATACCCGTCCATCGACTGGTCAGTGGTTTCTGTGGCCTCTCCGGGCGCTAATGTCACAGCGTGGGAGCGGGATGCCTTGCTGGCCAAAGCAGAGGTGGTGGTTCTAGCAGCCATCTTGGTGATGGCGTTGCTCAGCAACGGGCTGGTGCTGGTCGTGTTGCTACGGAAGCAACAACACCATAACCCGCTGCACCAGTGCATGCtcaacctctgtctgtctgacctaGTGGTGGCACTGttccag GTGTTGCCTCAGTTGGTCTGGGATGCCAATGGCCGCTTTCCTGGCCCCGACTTTCTGTGTCGCCTGGTGAAGTACCTGCAGGTCCTTGGGATGTTCGCCTCCTCCTACATGATAGTTGCCATGACAATGGACCGCCACTACGCCATttgctgccccctgcaggcaCACCGCAGTGGCGCTACCCAACGCTGGAATACCTTCATACTGCTGGCCTGGGGGCTGTCGCTGCTGCTCAGCCTGCCACAG GTTTTCATCTTCTCCCGTTCAGAAGTGGCTCCAGGGGTGTATGAGTGTTGGGGTAACTTTGATGAGTCATGGGGCCTGAAAGCGTACGTGACCTGGATGACGCTCGCCGTCTTCATCCTCCCCGTGCTCATCATTACTGTCTGTCAG GTGCGAATCTTCAAAGAGATCCACAACAATCTGTACCTGAAGTCAGAGCGCCGCATGTCGCCCGCCTTGCACCCTCCATCCAGAGGGGGGGGCAGTAACAGGGCGTCCAGTCTCTCGCTGTATGTTTCTCCACCCATGTACAACAATAACTCTAAGCTCAGATCCGCAAATCAGCACCTGCCCCTGGGTCCGCTCAGATCCAACAGCATCAACTCAAACAGTGACGATCACACAGCTCGACATCCTG ctgaGCTGCAGCCTGAACCGGTAGCGCCCTTTGCTGTCTGCTCCCTGCCAAAAGCCCCCACATGTCGAGGTGGAGAAGTGTCAGCGGCCATGTCGAAGACGGTGAGGATGACACTGGTCATCGTCATCGTCTACTCGCTGTGCTGGGCCCCGTTCTTCAGTGTGCAGCTGTGGGCCGCCTGGGACCCTGACCCCCCTCAGAACG gTGCAGTGTTCACCTTGCTCATGTTGTTGGCTAGTCTCAACTCGTGCACAAACCCATGGATCTACTCTGCGTTCTCCAGCAGTGTGTCTCTGGAGGTCCGGCTGCTGTTTTGTCGCACTCAGCGTCGAGGCTCTTTAGCCAATGACTCCACCACCACGCACAACTCCAACtactga